The DNA region GGTCTTTTTCAAAGTTTCCGATACCGGCAGGGGCATTCCTGCAGAATATCTTGACAGACTCTTCGAACAATTCTTCCGTGTTCCGAAACAAAAAAAGGAAACCGGCGCAGGACTCGGTCTTGCCATTGTAAAGGAGATCGTGGAAGCACATGGCGGGACAATACGCGCAGAGAGTCTTGAGGGAAAAGGCAGCACCTTCATCTTTACCCTTAAAAGAACAGATCAAATCTCTAAAAAGGA from Pseudomonadota bacterium includes:
- a CDS encoding sensor histidine kinase, whose product is VFFKVSDTGRGIPAEYLDRLFEQFFRVPKQKKETGAGLGLAIVKEIVEAHGGTIRAESLEGKGSTFIFTLKRTDQISKKEHHS